One part of the Silurus meridionalis isolate SWU-2019-XX chromosome 26, ASM1480568v1, whole genome shotgun sequence genome encodes these proteins:
- the ptpmt1 gene encoding phosphatidylglycerophosphatase and protein-tyrosine phosphatase 1, with protein MSGLLARVLFYPTLAYNVVLEKVSSRRWFDRVDQTVILGALPFKSMTTELVEVENVRGVVTMNEEYETNYFCNSLEDWRAEGVEQIRLSTVDLTGVPSLEHIHRGVEFVLKHRDQGTSVYIHCKAGRSRSATLAAAYLIRIHCWSPEQACTMLAEIRPHVLIRSAQRDMLDKYHQQVCGPESRHV; from the exons ATGTCGGGTTTGTTAGCCAGGGTTTTGTTTTATCCCACACTCGCTTACAACGTGGTGCTGGAGAAAGTCTCGTCTCGGCGGTGGTTTGATCGCGTGGACCAGACTGTCATCCTCGGAGCTCTGCCTTTCAAGTCCATGACTACAGAG ttggtTGAAGTGGAAAATGTTCGAGGGGTGGTAACGATGAACGAAGAATATGAGACAAATTATTTTTGCAATTCattagag GATTGGCGAGCAGAAGGCGTGGAACAGATCCGGCTCAGCACGGTGGATCTGACAGGAGTTCCCAGCCTGGAACACATCCACCGTGGAGTCGAGTTCGTTCTTAAACACCGTGATCAGGGAACCAGCGTCTACATCCACTGCAAAGCTGGACGTTCTCGCAGTGCCACTCTGGCTGCCGCATACCTCATCAGG ATCCACTGCTGGAGCCCAGAACAGGCCTGTACCATGTTGGCAGAGATCCGGCCGCACGTCCTAATTCGCTCTGCACAGCGTGACATGCTGGACAAGTATCACCAACAAGTGTGTGGACCAGAATCACGCCATGTATAA